Part of the Tidjanibacter massiliensis genome is shown below.
GACAACCGGGCCCTCAACGATTTCGTATTCGCATCGAACATGGCCAAAAAGGTGAAAGAGGCGGCCCGGCCACAGGACTCCGACACCCGGAACGCTTCCGAAAATTAAACTGCGCATACGTTTGCATGCGTATTGATTTACAGGCAAAAGATTCCTACCTTTGCATCACCGCAGGGGAACAGGCATTAAGAATTATACAGAACCATAAAACAATAAAGGATTATGTCACAAATTAAAATCGGCATCAACGGTTTCGGGCGCATCGGCCGCCTCGTTTTCCGTGCCGCCGTCAAGCAGGGCGGCGTAGAGGTGGTAGGCATCAACGACCTCATTTCGGTTGATTACATGGCTTACATGCTCCGTTACGACACCGTTCACGGCCATTTTGACGGCACCGTGGAGGTAAAGGACGGCAACCTCGTCGTAAACGGCAAAACCATACGCGTTACGGCAGAGAAAGACCCGGCGAATCTCCGGTGGAACGAAATAGGTGCGGAATACGTGGTCGAATCGACCGGCCTTTTCCTGACCAAGGAACTCGCCGGCGCACACATCAAGGCGGGTGCGAAACGCGTCGTGATGTCGGCCCCCTCGAAGGACGACACCCCCATGTTCGTCATGGGCGTCAACAACGACACCTATGCCGGACAGGAAATCGTCTCCAATGCCTCCTGCACCACCAACTGCCTCGCTCCGCTGGCCAAGGTGATACACGACAAGTTCGGCATCATCGAGGGTCTCATGACCACCGTACACGCCACGACCGCTACGCAGAAGACCGTAGACGGCCCGTCGGCCAAGGACTGGAGAGGCGGCCGTGCCGCTGCCGGCAACATCATCCCCTCCTCGACAGGGGCAGCCAAAGCAGTAGGCAAGGTGATACCGGCGCTCAACGGCAAGCTTACCGGCATGTCGTTCCGTGTTCCCACCCTCGACGTTTCGGTAGTAGACCTCACCGTACGGCTCGAAAAGGCAGCCACCTATGACGAAATCAAAGCCGAAGTGAAACGCGCTTCCGAGAACGAACTCAAAGGCATCCTCGGCTATACCGAAGATGCGGTCGTATCGTCGGATTTCATCGGCGATGCGCGCACCTCCATCTTCGACGCCGATGCAGGTATCGCCCTCAACGGCAACTTCATGAAGCTCGTGAGCTGGTACGACAACGAATGGGGTTACTCCAACAAGGTCGTAGAGCTCATCAAATACATGGCTACGAAGTAATTTGTACATTCGGAGAAGAGCCGTACACACCTGCGGCACACTATCCGTCCGCTCAGGCCAAGCCCTTTCCCCTATCGGAGAAAGGGCTTTTTGCCGTCCGGGGGTGTCATTTTCCGCATCGCGCCGAACCTCCGGCCCTGTTCCCGGAGCCGCCCCTACAAGCCACTTTCCACTCCTCGCCACCGCCGCTCCGCATACGAACGGGAGACTTCCCAGTCTCGGCCTCCGCTTCCGTTCCCGGAGCCACACTCCCGCACAGGCCAGGAAAAAGGGAAGTAGCCTGCTTCACTCGGTTGCGGACGGACGGAGAGTACGGCTGACCGCAAGACCCGACCATGCAAAAAAACACCCGGAATTTCCATATTCGGAAAAAAGGCGTATTTTTGCGGGAGATGAGGCACTTGGGAAACAACAGGTTCGCGAAGACCGTACTGCTGCTCTGCGTGTTGATGCAGGCGGTGGCACTCATGCCGCACCATCACCACGGCGACCCGACGGCCGTATGTCTCAATTACAGCCATATCAACGGGGCCAATCCGTGCCGCAACGTCTGCACCGGCACCGGTTCGCACAATACGCAACCCTATGCGTCGTGTGCGTCGCATAGCCTCACCGTCGCACAACCCCAGCCGCGCGAGGAGGGATTGGAAGAGGCGGTCGCCGACCACTCGCCGGAATGCGGATGCCTCTCCTGTGCGGAGGTCTGCCGAACTTTCGTCGTCAATCATCTCACGGAGGTCGCCCTGCAGGGCTTCGGCGACGCTCCCTGTACCGAATCCTATATCCGGATTTTCCTCACGGCCGCGGTACCGTGCCGCGCCCCCGACTTTATGTGTTGAAACGCCTGCCCGCAGGCACGACAGGAATCGTTCATCAACACGGGCCGCAGACGGCCCCACATAAAGTCTTAATTTCCATGAAAAACATATTATTGATAACGGCAGCGGTATCGCTCGCCGTACTTCAGGGCTGTGCAGGACGCACGGCCACAAAAGAAGAGACGTCCGCCGCACAGCACGCAGCGGAAAAGGGACACGTACACGACCATCCGGAGGGCACTCCCTGCCCGTCCGACACCGCCCACGGTGCGGACGAATCCCACGGCCTCGAAGGCCACACGCACGGCACGCCCGACACCGGAGCCGAAAATCCGGACGAAATCGTCTTTCCTGCCGAACAGGCCGCCCGCACCGACTTCGAAGTGCAGGAGGTGAAACGCGGTCCGTTCCGCGAAACACTCCGCTGCGGAGGCGAGATATACGCCTCGCAAAGCGAACTGTCGGTCGTATCGGCTCCTATCGCGGGTGTGGTGACCTTCGTGGACGGACGCGTCATGACCAACTCGACGGTGAGCGCGGGACAGGGCCTGTTCCGTCTCTCTTCCGGCGGACTCGCTTCGGGCGACGCCGTACAGAAGGCACGCATCGCCTTCCACCAGGCCGAAGCCGATTTCCGGCGCATCGAGGCACTCTATGCCGACAAACTCGTCACACAAC
Proteins encoded:
- the gap gene encoding type I glyceraldehyde-3-phosphate dehydrogenase, with product MSQIKIGINGFGRIGRLVFRAAVKQGGVEVVGINDLISVDYMAYMLRYDTVHGHFDGTVEVKDGNLVVNGKTIRVTAEKDPANLRWNEIGAEYVVESTGLFLTKELAGAHIKAGAKRVVMSAPSKDDTPMFVMGVNNDTYAGQEIVSNASCTTNCLAPLAKVIHDKFGIIEGLMTTVHATTATQKTVDGPSAKDWRGGRAAAGNIIPSSTGAAKAVGKVIPALNGKLTGMSFRVPTLDVSVVDLTVRLEKAATYDEIKAEVKRASENELKGILGYTEDAVVSSDFIGDARTSIFDADAGIALNGNFMKLVSWYDNEWGYSNKVVELIKYMATK